One Frankiales bacterium genomic region harbors:
- a CDS encoding DUF2309 family protein, whose product MSRMRMSGWRAMSSSTRPCEVSSVQPRPAGSSAAPGSVPVAPPAPAGPGRPRPDAVVTTAILPEPRLRRAPSAVRVDRKSLSGIVLHMMVLRVVRGVLSLLAAGALAALLLALSGREGEVSLLTVGLGDRGTVDVGLRTTAATAVLLLLVTGVGAVVASYSVRNLTGQHRVARYAVALLAVVLALVVAVSAASLPLLAIAWAVPSLALPVLVSHAGTAESREAARLVRARLLIGDALLAAAVVLLGVTTRTWDLAALPGAVASGGAVVAIAALLVVAAGTVRSALVPAHRWLPETAEAPSPVSALLHAGLVNGLGVLALLLWPLVQATWTARAALLLLGATTALVATAQLRTRADVKGRLAASTSSQMGYLAVQVGLGLPAAALAHIVGHGVWKATLFLRAGGAVDRSRRPAVPAGRPLSARALAGAGAASAAVVAAAAAGPLGPWPALGAPAELLPLVLVLGVLWLALAHLATRATAPGARLLASAAVLLGGAAYLVGLRGLTHLLAPAFGEPAGWADPAGPVLGGAVAGLVAVGAAAWWLDTAVRRGALPTGLPRRVARASLRPWPVRERLAPRPVAALAVPPVADGDAERARQAVAVAGEAVAPVYPLTSFVASNPLAGVEALGFPRATALAEQLWGAQAGPSGAVLRDALGSTGAQDLDRAVTALLGEGTRPRAVAGRSIDPGPLLRALVLDDEVPDADVAQAAGMLADAGLALVRQARTPMEAAGLADGPLDRRVRTLGHHCCARALAGAPWPGEPGPWRELRGAAPALDDLLRVRGAASVVSGLPEDPAAAVAALLEHLGLEPRERAALLSRLLLRDPGWPGHLSWRARHARLGREAGLETGPGPSDAAATGDPLLTELVATRLALEVVVAEACAPRALGRRLVATDLVDLRPAPSTSRLVAAAARTLGLDLGALSATDLRELAALVAPLAEGGLAAVRADLLDGAYRRDLHRSLRPDVGAAGAAAAQVVTCIDVRSERLRRHLESVGPWETFGTAGFFGLPLRHVGADGTVTERAPALLRPSATVRERAAAPHGADGWTAALASAVRAVEAAPGLPFAWAEAVGWIQAPVLAVVAWRPRLLGRLARRGDAAPAGGGRLDVVADVGVDALADAVAGFLATTALTHPAPLLVVAGHGGAVANNPHVAAYDCGACGGAAGDVSARAVAAAINDSRVRDVLRARGIVVPEGTRAVAALHDTTRDVVHLLDVNEARLSPEQRETLARLRSDLAAAATATRAERAGELTDAPPAPSGATLTAHVAARAVDWAQPRPEWGLAGAAAIVVGPRSLTAGADLDGRVFLQSYRAEDDPDGSVLETLLAAPVVVAQWITAQYWASTVDPLRFGAGDKTTHNVVGDGTAVSAVVTGARGDLRIGLPWQAVMADAPRADRGVAAARHVPQRLLATVCAPVDRIEAALSRRPAVAALVTGGWITLCAVDPGGRSVRRRTPHGAWVPDGEVTGPVDDGEDGHADAAPAMAREAGRR is encoded by the coding sequence TGTCCCTGCTGGCCGCGGGGGCGCTGGCCGCACTGCTGCTCGCCCTCAGCGGGCGCGAGGGCGAGGTGTCGCTGCTCACCGTGGGCCTCGGCGACCGCGGCACCGTCGACGTGGGGCTGCGGACGACGGCGGCCACCGCCGTGCTGCTCCTGCTCGTCACCGGCGTGGGCGCCGTCGTCGCGTCCTACAGCGTCCGCAACCTGACCGGCCAGCACCGGGTGGCGCGGTACGCCGTGGCGCTGCTCGCGGTGGTGCTCGCGCTCGTGGTCGCGGTGAGCGCCGCGTCGCTGCCGCTCCTCGCGATCGCCTGGGCGGTGCCCTCGCTCGCCCTCCCCGTGCTGGTGTCGCACGCGGGCACCGCGGAGTCGCGCGAGGCGGCGCGGCTGGTTCGCGCGCGGCTCCTGATCGGCGACGCGCTGCTCGCCGCCGCGGTCGTGCTCCTCGGCGTCACGACCCGCACGTGGGACCTCGCGGCGCTCCCGGGAGCCGTCGCGTCGGGCGGGGCCGTCGTCGCGATCGCCGCGCTGCTCGTCGTCGCGGCCGGGACCGTGCGCAGCGCGCTGGTGCCCGCCCACCGCTGGCTGCCGGAGACGGCCGAGGCGCCGTCGCCGGTCAGCGCGCTGCTGCACGCCGGGCTGGTCAACGGGCTCGGGGTGCTCGCCCTGCTGCTCTGGCCGCTGGTGCAGGCGACGTGGACCGCCCGCGCGGCGCTGCTGCTGCTCGGCGCCACCACCGCGCTCGTGGCCACCGCCCAGCTGCGCACCCGCGCGGACGTGAAGGGCCGGCTCGCGGCGTCCACGTCGTCGCAGATGGGCTACCTCGCGGTGCAGGTCGGCCTCGGGCTGCCGGCCGCCGCGCTGGCCCACATCGTGGGCCACGGCGTCTGGAAGGCCACCCTGTTCCTGCGCGCCGGCGGTGCCGTGGACCGGTCCCGGCGCCCGGCCGTGCCGGCGGGCCGGCCGCTGTCGGCGCGCGCGCTGGCCGGCGCGGGCGCCGCGAGCGCCGCGGTGGTCGCCGCCGCGGCCGCCGGGCCGCTCGGTCCGTGGCCGGCCCTCGGCGCCCCCGCGGAGCTGCTGCCGCTCGTGCTGGTGCTCGGCGTCCTCTGGCTGGCGCTGGCCCACCTCGCCACCCGCGCGACCGCGCCCGGCGCCCGGCTGCTCGCCTCGGCCGCCGTGCTGCTCGGCGGCGCGGCCTACCTCGTGGGGCTGCGCGGACTGACCCACCTGCTCGCCCCGGCCTTCGGGGAGCCGGCCGGCTGGGCCGACCCCGCCGGGCCCGTCCTCGGCGGCGCGGTCGCGGGGCTCGTCGCCGTGGGCGCGGCGGCGTGGTGGCTCGACACCGCGGTGCGCCGCGGCGCGCTGCCGACCGGCCTGCCCCGCCGCGTGGCCCGCGCCTCGCTGCGCCCCTGGCCGGTGCGCGAGCGGCTGGCGCCCCGGCCCGTGGCCGCGCTCGCCGTGCCGCCCGTGGCCGACGGCGACGCCGAGCGCGCCCGCCAGGCGGTGGCGGTGGCCGGCGAGGCGGTGGCCCCCGTGTACCCGCTGACCTCGTTCGTGGCGAGCAACCCGCTCGCCGGGGTGGAGGCGCTCGGCTTCCCCCGGGCCACGGCGCTCGCCGAGCAGCTGTGGGGCGCGCAGGCCGGCCCGTCCGGGGCCGTCCTCCGCGACGCGCTGGGCTCGACCGGCGCGCAGGACCTCGACCGCGCGGTGACCGCGCTGCTGGGCGAGGGCACCCGGCCGCGCGCCGTCGCCGGCCGCAGCATCGACCCCGGCCCGCTCCTGCGCGCGCTGGTGCTCGACGACGAGGTCCCCGACGCCGACGTCGCGCAGGCCGCGGGGATGCTGGCGGACGCCGGTCTCGCCCTGGTGCGGCAGGCCCGGACTCCGATGGAGGCAGCCGGCCTGGCCGACGGCCCGCTCGACCGCCGGGTGCGCACCCTGGGCCACCACTGCTGCGCCCGCGCGCTCGCGGGGGCTCCGTGGCCGGGGGAGCCCGGGCCCTGGCGCGAGCTGCGCGGCGCGGCGCCCGCCCTCGACGACCTGCTGCGGGTGCGCGGCGCGGCGTCCGTCGTCTCCGGCCTGCCCGAGGACCCCGCCGCGGCCGTGGCCGCCCTGCTCGAGCACCTCGGGCTCGAGCCGCGCGAGCGGGCCGCCCTGCTCTCCCGGCTGCTGCTGCGCGACCCGGGCTGGCCGGGCCACCTCTCCTGGCGCGCCCGCCACGCCCGGCTGGGGCGCGAGGCCGGCCTCGAGACGGGACCGGGGCCGAGCGACGCCGCGGCGACCGGCGACCCGCTGCTCACGGAGCTGGTGGCCACCCGGCTCGCGCTCGAGGTGGTGGTGGCCGAGGCCTGCGCCCCGCGCGCGCTGGGTCGCCGTCTGGTCGCGACGGACCTCGTCGACCTGCGCCCGGCGCCGTCCACGAGCCGGCTCGTAGCGGCGGCGGCGCGCACCCTCGGGCTGGACCTCGGGGCGCTGTCCGCGACCGACCTGCGCGAGCTGGCCGCGCTCGTGGCGCCGCTGGCCGAGGGCGGTCTGGCGGCCGTGCGCGCGGACCTGCTCGACGGCGCCTACCGGCGCGACCTGCACCGGTCGCTGCGGCCCGACGTCGGCGCCGCGGGTGCCGCGGCCGCCCAGGTGGTCACGTGCATCGACGTCCGCTCCGAGCGGCTCCGGCGGCACCTGGAGTCGGTCGGGCCCTGGGAGACCTTCGGCACGGCCGGCTTCTTCGGGCTCCCGCTGCGCCACGTCGGCGCCGACGGCACCGTGACCGAGCGCGCCCCCGCGCTGCTGCGCCCGTCGGCGACGGTCCGCGAGCGCGCCGCCGCCCCGCACGGCGCCGACGGGTGGACCGCGGCGCTGGCCTCGGCGGTGCGGGCGGTGGAGGCGGCGCCGGGCCTGCCCTTCGCGTGGGCGGAGGCGGTGGGCTGGATCCAGGCGCCGGTCCTGGCCGTGGTGGCCTGGCGCCCCCGGCTGCTTGGCCGGCTCGCGCGACGCGGTGACGCCGCCCCCGCCGGCGGCGGGCGGCTCGACGTCGTGGCCGACGTCGGCGTGGACGCCCTCGCCGACGCGGTCGCGGGCTTCCTCGCCACGACCGCGCTCACGCACCCGGCGCCGCTGCTGGTGGTCGCGGGTCACGGCGGGGCCGTCGCCAACAACCCGCACGTCGCCGCCTACGACTGCGGCGCCTGCGGCGGTGCGGCGGGCGATGTCAGCGCCCGCGCCGTCGCCGCCGCGATCAACGACTCCCGGGTGCGCGACGTCCTGCGGGCGCGCGGGATCGTCGTCCCGGAGGGCACCCGCGCGGTCGCGGCGCTGCACGACACCACGCGCGACGTGGTGCACCTGCTCGACGTCAACGAGGCGCGCCTCTCGCCGGAGCAGCGCGAGACCCTGGCGCGGCTGCGGTCCGACCTCGCGGCGGCCGCGACCGCCACGAGGGCCGAGCGCGCCGGCGAGCTCACCGACGCCCCGCCCGCACCGTCCGGCGCCACGCTGACCGCCCACGTGGCGGCGCGCGCCGTCGACTGGGCGCAGCCACGCCCCGAGTGGGGTCTGGCCGGCGCCGCCGCCATCGTGGTAGGCCCGCGCTCGCTCACCGCCGGTGCCGATCTCGACGGCCGCGTGTTCCTGCAGTCCTACCGCGCCGAGGACGACCCCGACGGCTCGGTGCTCGAGACGCTGCTCGCCGCGCCGGTGGTCGTCGCGCAGTGGATCACCGCGCAGTACTGGGCCTCCACGGTGGACCCGCTGCGGTTCGGCGCGGGCGACAAGACCACGCACAACGTGGTGGGCGACGGCACCGCGGTGTCCGCCGTCGTGACCGGTGCACGTGGCGACCTGAGGATCGGCCTGCCCTGGCAGGCGGTCATGGCGGACGCGCCGCGCGCCGACCGCGGCGTCGCGGCGGCGCGCCACGTGCCGCAGCGGCTGCTGGCGACGGTGTGCGCGCCGGTCGACCGCATCGAGGCGGCGCTCTCGCGTCGGCCCGCGGTGGCGGCCCTGGTGACGGGCGGCTGGATCACCCTGTGCGCCGTGGACCCGGGCGGGCGCTCCGTGCGGCGGCGCACCCCGCACGGGGCGTGGGTGCCCGACGGCGAGGTGACCGGACCGGTCGACGACGGCGAGGACGGCCACGCAGACGCGGCACCGGCCATGGCGCGTGAGGCGGGACGCCGATGA